One window of Cervus elaphus chromosome 6, mCerEla1.1, whole genome shotgun sequence genomic DNA carries:
- the HSD17B13 gene encoding 17-beta-hydroxysteroid dehydrogenase 13: MKIILDLLLLLLIIIYSYLESLVKVFIPRRRKSVAGEIVLITGAGHGIGRQTAYEFAKQKSRLVLWDINKHGVEETAAECRKLGATTHVFVVDCSNRGEIYSSVNQVKKEVGDVTIVVNNAGTVYPADLLSTKDEEITKTFEVNILGHFWITKALLPSMIRRNHGHIVTVASVCGHGVIPYLIPYCSSKFDAVGFHRALTSELKALGKTGIKTSCLCPVFVNTGFTKNPSTRIWPVLDTDEVIRSLIDGILTDKKMIFVPSYINISLTIERFLPERALAAINHVQDVQFEAVIGHKIKMK, encoded by the exons ATGAAGATTATCTTGGATCTCCTTTTGCTTCTGCTCATCATCATTTACTCCTACCTGGAATCCTTGGTGAAGGTTTTCATTCCCCGGAGAAGAAAATCTGTGGCTGGGGAGATTGTTCTCATTACAGGAGCCGGGCATGGAATAGGCAGGCAGACCGCCTATGAATTTGCAAAACAGAAGAGCAGACTGGTTCTGTGGGATATTAATAAG CATGGTGTTGAGGAAACTGCAGCAGAATGCCGAAAACTAGGGGCCACTACACATGTGTTTGTGGTAGACTGCAGTAACAGAGGAGAGATTTACAGCTCTGTAAACCAG gtaaagaaagaaGTTGGTGATGTAACCATTGTGGTGAATAACGCTGGGACAGTATACCCAGCTGACCTTCTTAGTACAAAAGATGAAGAGATCACCAAAACTTTTGAGGTCAACATCTTAGGACATTTTTGG ATCACAAAAGCACTTCTTCCATCGATGATAAGGAGAAACCATGGCCACATTGTCACAGTAGCTTCAGTGTGCGGTCACGGAGTGATTCCTTATCTTATTCCATATTG TTCCAGCAAATTTGATGCTGTTGGTTTCCACCGAGCCCTGACATCAGAACTTAAAGCCTTGGGAAAAACTGGTATCAAAACTTCATGCCTCTGCCCAGTTTTTGTGAATACCGGGTTCACCAAAAACCCAAGTACAAG aATATGGCCTGTGTTGGATACAGATGAAGTTATAAGAAGCTTGATAGATGGAATACTTACCgataagaaaatgatttttgttCCATCCTATATCAATATCTCCTTAACAATAGAGAG ATTTCTTCCTGAACGTGCCTTGGCAGCCATAAATCATGTACAGGATGTTCAATTTGAAGCAGTGATTGGCcacaaaatcaaaatgaaatga